GAGCCACGCGATCGCCCGATGCTGCCTGGATTAAAGCCGAGAGGTGGAATGCTCTCACAGAAGAGGAAAAAGCCTCCTTTGCGCCCATTTGCCCGGATTTTGTGATTGAACTGCGCTCTGCAAGCGATACTTTAAGCCGTCTGAAAGCCAAGATGCAAGAATACATTGAGAATGGCGCATCCCTCGGTTGGTTAATCGATCGCAAAAATCGTACAGTTTATATTTATCGACGCGATCGCGAACCTCAAATCTTAGAAAACCCCGATCGCGTGAGCGGAGATCCCGAATTACCCGGTTTCAGCTTGCCAATGGCTAAAATTTGGTAAATCTGTCAAAACTCGAATTGTTCTGAAAAGTTGCGCGCGATCGCGTTGCGACACAATACTCAAAGAATCAGTTTTTGACTGTACTATGGCGGCCAAAGATGTTTACCCTAATACGGTTATTGTCGCCCTCGAAAAAGAGAGCTGGCTCATTACCCATAACCCACTCATTTTAGAATTGTCTTCTGGTTATTTGTAGGTTGATTTGGGTGCAGAAGTTTAATTGCCGCCCAAAGAGATAATAGCCAAATTGCAGTTGAAATTAAGAGCTTTTTAGCACACTCCCTCACATCAGAATTCCATAAAGCATTAGGTCAGTTTCTTAATTATCGAGTTGCACTAAAAGTCAAAGAACCCCATCGAACACTCTTTCTAGCTGTTCTAGCAAAAGTATATCGCAACTTTTTTGTCTGAGGGCTGTTTCCCTTTTACAATCAGCCTTCTAGCTCACTTGTCGCCCCCAGCAAACTACTCCGGGAGCATCAATTTTCATGGCACTCTTTATTTTTTGTTTCGTACAGAGATATTCTATTTATGTTTATTTTTAATACTAAGGATAAAGTAACTAACGGAGAGCGACAAAACAGCAACACCCAAAGCAATCAGATCCATTGCATCTTTTTTTTCAAGATCGAAGATGATGATCTTTCGCGAGACTGCAATTAAGGAAGTTGCAAGAACCAACTCATAGGGTACATCATGATCTCTTAGATAAACGGTTATATTTTCAAGAATTTCTAAAGCGATCAAAACATTCAAGAACAAGCCAAATGCTTCAAATAGTTTGGATTGAGGTGTTTCAAAAAAAGTTATGAAAGAATGAAAAAATAAAGATTTAAATAGGAAAACGCAAAGTTCAAAAATGGCAAACAGCGTCACCAAAAGCATTAAGATTGAGAGAAATTTTGCAATAAGGATTTCAATGTGTTCTACAACGAGAAGAAAGTTTTTATCTTTTCCGGTTCTGAAGAATTTGTAAAGAAATTTTTTAAAAGGCAACATAATCGCAAGTCTTGGGGGAAGTGGCAGCGCGTGTTTGACAGACTCGGCAATACGGGTGAATGGAATCCTTATTAATGCCGCGCGATCGATTGTTTCGTTATCGCTAACGTTAAATCGTTGTTGAACGCTCTAGCGCATCTTATCATTGCGACTGAGTAAAGATTAAACGGAATTTAACTTCTAGTTTCATGTTTATTAACTCTTATTTCAGTGACATTCACCCATAGACGTTAGGACATCTTGTGAAACTGCAAGGTTTTGGCTGATGGCTGAGTGCTGACTATATCTCTTGCGTGGGGACTTATCGATCAGAACGGATAAGGGCGCGATCGCGTCGATTACAATTTCACAAGGAGGATTAGTCTCCAATGCCTATGTCAATTACGTTGAATCTTCTCTCGAAGAGCAACGCCTATTTCTCTTATTTCTAGTGCATCCAAATTCCCTGTTCGTTCGTCTCTATCTCAGTAAGAGTTAAAAGTAATGCTTGCAGCAGCAACCTACAACCAATTTCTCAACGATCTCGATAAGATCGCAATGGGTTTTATCTTACTGGGTCAGAGGGTCAAACATTCTATGAAACTGCTTCACCTCCTCAAAAACTTGCAAACTCCCGTCCGGATCCTGATTCAACCTTGGTTTTATTTAGCAGTGGGATTGCACGTAGCACTGTTTTTCATACCCACGCAATGGGAAAAGGAAGAAGCCAAATTACCTCAAGGAGGGGACACAGTTGGTATTTCGTTGCTCCCTTCTTCAGAGAGTGCGCCAAAACCTTCTCCCACGCCTACGCTGCAAGAGAGTACGCCAAAACCTTCCCCAACAACTACTCCAAGGAAAACTGCAACGCCACGTCCTCAACCCGAACCCAAAATAGAAAGGGAACCTCGTCCGCAACAACCCCCTATTCGCCAGAGGGAAACCCCTCGCGTAGAGAAATCGCCAACACCAACACCAACTCCAACGCCAACTCCCACACCCACACCTTCATCGGGTAGTGCAGGCGAAATGCTTGATAACTTTCTAAATCATTCAACTGAAGTAGAATTTGATGCAATTATTTCTGAAGCAGAAAGAGAATGGAATCCCGTAGAAAATAAAGGCTTAATGCATGGGGTCAATCCTGACTTTTTGAATAATGCAACCTTATTTGCAAACACGAGTCAGTTTAAATTGGAGTATATGACAAAACCAATGACTGATAATGCTCCTTCCAAGTTGGACATCGAATCTTTATACGCCTCCAAGTTTCAAGAGGGCGGTTTTACTTGGGAAAATGCAGAAAACTATGAGGGTGGCACTCTCTATAAAGTTACCAAAAATGAATTCAACCGCTATGTTATTCTTGCTCCTGCTTTAGGAGAAAGAACAGCAATCATCATTGCGAAAAACGATCCGCGTTGAGAAAAGATTGATATCGCGCTATGACCCTAAAGTCACTTAATTTCTCCCATGAAACAGCTTGTAAATCCCGCTTTTCTGATTGCTTTTGGACTCCATGCAGTTTTATTGGCATTACCTTCATCCAAAGATTCTCAATCTGTTAGAGATATTAATCGTCATTTTTGATACAAATTAAAACCCAGTTCCCTAGGGAACTGGGCTGTGTTGTTGGCAACACACTCTCTTCTGGATGCATCTACCTTCTTTAATATAGGAAAATCTTGAGATTCTTAGGTGAAGAACCGATGAAGATTCGCGCGAATTTCATGAAGATTGTGTAAAAGGTTACTTTTAATCCCTTAAATCTCGAATATTGATAGGGGCGCTTTCCCTGTCTCCATCACCCTTTGGCACTCTCCAAAAAAGCTTGAATGTCCTTATCCTTGAGGCGACAACATTGACCCTCTTCTGGAGAATCTCCTTCTGATAAGGCAGCGTGAACGATGGAAGCGGTTCCCGATTGTTGCGCTTGTAATTTTTGCAGTTGCGCTTCAAGGTTCTCAATCCGGTCTACTAAGGCTCGAATGACTGTTGCTTCAGAATCCGGCAATTTGCCATGTTCTAGGGGATTAACGCGAACGCCAGAGCGATAAACAATACGACCGGGAACCCCCACCACCGTGCAATCGGAGGGAACGTCTCGCAGGACGACAGACCCCGCACCAATGCGCACGTCATTGCCTATTTGCAGATTTCCCAGCACTTTTGCGCCCGTCCCCACAACAACATTTTCCCCTAATGTGGGGTGACGTTTGCCGCTTTCTTTCCCCGTTCCCCCAAGAGTTACGCCTTGGTAAATCAAGCAATAATTGCCAATAATAGTGGTTTCCCCAATCACAACCCCCATTCCGTGGTCGATAAACACGCCACCTCCGATTTGCGCGCCGGGGTGGATTTCAATGCCCGTGAGGAAGCGGGCGATGTGGGAAATTAGGCGAGGGATGAAGGGAAGACCGACGTGATACAACCAATGGGCAACCCGGTGAAAAAGCAGCGCTTGCAGTCCGGGATAGCAAAAGATGACCTCCAGCCAGTTCCGGGCGGCAGGGTCGCGATCGAAGATAATACGAAAGTCAGCAATTAGTGTAGATAGCACAAGTCGTTACCATCTTGTGAGTTAATTTCACTGACTATCTTATCGTTCTATGCTGGTATTTCTGTTGGAAAATCTAGAATTATGGGAATTTTACTCGGAAGCGGATAGGCGATAATTCCAGCGTTGACCGGGTTCGATGGAACCCGTCCAAATGTAATAGGTTCCTGCCGACCAGTCGAATCCTTCAATAATGGCATCTTTATTGGCAGCGTTGGTATCGTCGCCGCAACGCAGGGTGTTGTTAGGACCTTGAATGACTAAGGTGGTATCGTTTCCGCCGCTATTGACTTGGAGTTTGAGCTTGGGCAGGTCGCTTTCTAAGACCATGATATGGTCGGGCGCGGTGTCCCCATAACCGAGGCACACGTTGCCGTTGCTATCTTTATTGCCAAATTGTTCGACAAAGGAGTGGGAACCGCCTGTGAATCCGTTAACGGCTGCTCTGCGGAAGCCAGATTGTAGGTTGAGGGGATCGAAGTTAGCATCTTGGGCGAGGGCGGGAATCGCGCTCAAAAGGGCAATGAGGACGATTCCGTAAGGAGATTTCAAAGAGAACATAAGTGCTTTGAGTGGGGATGAAACTAAGAAGGGGGATTTTACGTCTTTAATGAGTTTATGGACGATCGCGCGGTAGTGTAAGTTCCATTGTTGTTATTGTAAAAAGTCCCGTCGCGCGATCGATAATCAATAGGGACAGTCTGTAAGGCGACCCTCCTTCACCTCGAATTCAGAACTATGCTTGTCGTACTTTTATTTTGTTTATTCTTTTGGGCTGGTAATTGGGTATCGTCGGAGGGAATCATCTCATTTTTAGAATTGTCGCAATTGCTGGGTTCGCTTGCGAAAATTTTGGCAGTGGGGGGAGGATTATTACTCCTATTTTGGTGCTTCGGAGAATAGCGCTAATTGCTGAGTGCTTCCGTTTACAACACGCTGGAAAAGAGGATAAAACGATCGCGTCCTTGGTTTTTTGCTTCGTATAATGCTTTATCTGCAAGGGAAACCAGCGATTTGGGAACGTCATCTTGGCTAGGAATAACACTAACCAATCCCAAACTCAGGGTTATATAATCACTTACAAAAGATTCAGCGTGAGCAAGCTTGAGTTGTTTGAGAGCCAAACGAATTCTTTGAGCGATTTTGAGGGTTCCTCCCGCACTGGTATTTGGCAGAATAATTGCAAATTCTTCTCCCCCGTAACGCGCTGCGAGATCCCCAGGAAACTTTACCTGAGTGCAGAGGACTTGAGCGATACTTCTCAAGCATTCGTCCCCTGCGGGATGACCGTAATGATCGTTGTAGCGCTTAAAAAAGTCCACATCCGCTAAAATCAGCGAGAGGGGTTTTTGCTCCTGTGCCAATCTATCCCATTCCCTAGCGAGATAGTCATCAAAATGACGGCGATTGGCAATTTCAGTTAAGCCATCGACAAGGGACAGAGTTTCAAGTTCTTGATTGGCTTGTTGCAATGCAGCTTCTGCTGCTTGGTACTTATCGATTTCTTCTTGTAACTCTAATTCAAATAATTCGGCGTGTTCGGAAGTCGTGTCCAAAAGAATTTCAAGATCGGTTTTATCTTGCTTTAAGACTTCGAGTTCTTGGGCGAGTTGTTCGATGTGGAGTAAGAGTTGTTCGTGGGAGAGTTGCTCTTCGAGATGGGCTGTTGGGTGTTTGGCTGTTACGGTTCTAGAATAAGCTTCATTTTGGAAAATTGATGTTTCTGCAACGGTGCTAGAAACGGGTTTGGAAAATAAATAACCTTGACCGTATTGGCATTTTAAAACTTTCAGGTGAGCCAGTTGAGTTCCGGTTTCAATGCCTTCTGCCACAACTTCCATGCCTAATGTCCCTGCAAGAGCAACAATAGCTCTGACAATCCCTAATTTCTCACTATTACTATCGATACTATTGATAAATGAACGATCGATTTTTAAAGTGGTGAAGGGAAATTGATGTAGGTAGCTTAAAGAAGAGTATCCAGTCCCAAAGTCATCTAGTGAAAATTTAATCCCCAGTTCTTGAAGTTGGTGAAGTACGGCAAGAACGGCTTCCGTATTTTTGATCAGAACGCTTTCGGTGATTTCTAATTTCAACTTGTGAGGATCGATTTTTGTCTCATGCAAAATGTGTTCGATCTGCGCGACAAAATCTGATTGCAAAATTTGTTTTCCAGAGACGTTAACTCCAATTGTTTTTGGTGCGCTATTAGGGAATTGATGTTGCCAATCTTTCATTTGACGGCAGGCTTCTTGCAGAACCCAAATACCCAGGGGAACGATCGATCCGGTTTCTTCTGCGAGGGGGATGAATTCTGAGGGTGATATGACTCCGCGATGGGGATGATTCCAACGCGCTAAACACTCAAAGCCTTCAATCGTTTGGGTTTGCAATGAAAAGATGGGCTGGTAATGTAACTGCAATTCTTTGCGTTCGATGGCTCGATGCAGGTCATTTTCTAGTTGCAACTGTTGCGAGGCAAGATGTTGCATGGATGGGTTGAATATCTGGTAGCTTGACTGACCGAGTTTTTTAGCTCGATGCATTGCCGTGCTAGCGTTACGCAAGAGTTCTTCTGAGTTTTTCTGAGGTTCGCTCAGAGCAATTCCAATACTAACTTGAGCAAAGATATCCTGTTCGTTGAAATTAAAGGGGGGAATCAATGTCGTTTGGATTCTTTCGGCGACGAGGGTTGCGCTTTTTGTATCGTGAATATTTTCCAGGAGGATGACAAATTCATCGCTATTAAAGCGCGCGATCGCGTCTTGGGAACGCAAACAGTTTTCTAATCGTCGCGCGATCGCGATAAGAAATCGATCTCCTATAACATGACCGAGACTATCATTGATCACCTTGAAGCGATTAATATTTAAGAATAAAATTGCAAACTGATAGTCTGTTTCTTGACGGGCAAATAGAATTGCTCGCTCTAAATTCTCTAATAATGATTGGCGGTTTCCCAATCCTGTTAATTTGTCGCGAATGGCATCTTGTAATAACTGTTCTTCAACTTGTTTGTGTTGGGTAATATCGCGACAAATGACAACGCTACCGCGATCGATACCGTAACTATCTTTGAGCGATCGCGCGGTGATTTTCAGCCAACACTCGATATGACTATTCGGTTTTTGCCAAAATAGTTCGATTCCATGACATTTTTGCTCGCG
The window above is part of the Lusitaniella coriacea LEGE 07157 genome. Proteins encoded here:
- a CDS encoding Uma2 family endonuclease; its protein translation is MTTTLLIQTPTTPLTVSLPAIAPMTREEFYAFCQANRELRIERTATGEVIVMPPAFSDTGNRNFNLAAHLWVWTEKDGTGLGFDSSAGFTLPNGATRSPDAAWIKAERWNALTEEEKASFAPICPDFVIELRSASDTLSRLKAKMQEYIENGASLGWLIDRKNRTVYIYRRDREPQILENPDRVSGDPELPGFSLPMAKIW
- a CDS encoding element excision factor XisH family protein, coding for MAAKDVYPNTVIVALEKESWLITHNPLILELSSGYL
- a CDS encoding element excision factor XisH family protein; this encodes MKSFLAHSLTSEFHKALGQFLNYRVALKVKEPHRTLFLAVLAKVYRNFFV
- a CDS encoding phosphate-starvation-inducible PsiE family protein, which encodes MLPFKKFLYKFFRTGKDKNFLLVVEHIEILIAKFLSILMLLVTLFAIFELCVFLFKSLFFHSFITFFETPQSKLFEAFGLFLNVLIALEILENITVYLRDHDVPYELVLATSLIAVSRKIIIFDLEKKDAMDLIALGVAVLSLSVSYFILSIKNKHK
- the cysE gene encoding serine O-acetyltransferase, which encodes MLSTLIADFRIIFDRDPAARNWLEVIFCYPGLQALLFHRVAHWLYHVGLPFIPRLISHIARFLTGIEIHPGAQIGGGVFIDHGMGVVIGETTIIGNYCLIYQGVTLGGTGKESGKRHPTLGENVVVGTGAKVLGNLQIGNDVRIGAGSVVLRDVPSDCTVVGVPGRIVYRSGVRVNPLEHGKLPDSEATVIRALVDRIENLEAQLQKLQAQQSGTASIVHAALSEGDSPEEGQCCRLKDKDIQAFLESAKG
- a CDS encoding diguanylate cyclase domain-containing protein, whose protein sequence is MTKIGIQTNSQFPPQQWAEMLWSQTEVSESLQLIFDGIDDAVIIIDNHENLVFTNPAAQRLFGDRAGEVFANDAAQLFSSYQTYQATPFHRKERSLSQLIREQKCHGIELFWQKPNSHIECWLKITARSLKDSYGIDRGSVVICRDITQHKQVEEQLLQDAIRDKLTGLGNRQSLLENLERAILFARQETDYQFAILFLNINRFKVINDSLGHVIGDRFLIAIARRLENCLRSQDAIARFNSDEFVILLENIHDTKSATLVAERIQTTLIPPFNFNEQDIFAQVSIGIALSEPQKNSEELLRNASTAMHRAKKLGQSSYQIFNPSMQHLASQQLQLENDLHRAIERKELQLHYQPIFSLQTQTIEGFECLARWNHPHRGVISPSEFIPLAEETGSIVPLGIWVLQEACRQMKDWQHQFPNSAPKTIGVNVSGKQILQSDFVAQIEHILHETKIDPHKLKLEITESVLIKNTEAVLAVLHQLQELGIKFSLDDFGTGYSSLSYLHQFPFTTLKIDRSFINSIDSNSEKLGIVRAIVALAGTLGMEVVAEGIETGTQLAHLKVLKCQYGQGYLFSKPVSSTVAETSIFQNEAYSRTVTAKHPTAHLEEQLSHEQLLLHIEQLAQELEVLKQDKTDLEILLDTTSEHAELFELELQEEIDKYQAAEAALQQANQELETLSLVDGLTEIANRRHFDDYLAREWDRLAQEQKPLSLILADVDFFKRYNDHYGHPAGDECLRSIAQVLCTQVKFPGDLAARYGGEEFAIILPNTSAGGTLKIAQRIRLALKQLKLAHAESFVSDYITLSLGLVSVIPSQDDVPKSLVSLADKALYEAKNQGRDRFILFSSVL